GCGTCTGCAAGCTACTGGCATAGACATTATGGAACCACAGCACCAGGGTACAGATAACCACCAGCGTCAACTGTACACCAATAAACATACGAAACTCAGGGTCGCGCCAGTAAACGCGCAAATTACGCCCGCTTAATAAAGAGAAATGCAGACCGTAATTACAGCCGGAAATCAGCAAAAATACGGCAATAATGGTGTTAATCGTTGGGCTGTTAAAGTAGCCGATGCTGGCATCATGCGTTGAAAAGCCGCCGATAGCGATAGTAGAAAAACTATGCCCAATCGCATCAAATAGCGGCATACCCGCCATCCAGAGCGATACGGCACAGGCCACGGTTAATAACACATAGATAAGCCACAGCGTTTTAGCTGTCTCAGCAATGCGGGGGCGCATTTTGTTATCCTTCAGCGGGCCTGGCATTTCTGCCCGATAAAGCTGCATGCCCCCTACCCCCAGTATCGGCAGGATCGCTACCGCCAGTACGATGATACCCATACCGCCCAGCCACTGTAGCATCTGTCGATAAAACAGAATCGCTTTCGGCAGCGAATCTAACCCCACCAGCGTCGTCGCACCGGTAGTCGTTAAGCCGGAAAAAGATTCGAAAAACGCATCGGTGATGGACAGGTTGGGATGCTCAGCAAAAATAAACGGCATCGCCCCCACGCTACCCAGCACCGTCCAGAACAGCACTACGATGAGAAAGCCTTCACGCGGCTTAAGATCATTCTTTTGTTTACGGTTGGGCCACCAGAGCATAGCACCGATAAGCAGCGCCATGATAAATGTCTGGCTGAATGCGCGCCCCGCGCCATCGCGGTAAATCAACGCCACCAGG
The sequence above is a segment of the Mixta intestinalis genome. Coding sequences within it:
- the trkH gene encoding Trk system potassium transporter TrkH, with the translated sequence MHFRAITRIVGLLVILFSGTMIVPGLVALIYRDGAGRAFSQTFIMALLIGAMLWWPNRKQKNDLKPREGFLIVVLFWTVLGSVGAMPFIFAEHPNLSITDAFFESFSGLTTTGATTLVGLDSLPKAILFYRQMLQWLGGMGIIVLAVAILPILGVGGMQLYRAEMPGPLKDNKMRPRIAETAKTLWLIYVLLTVACAVSLWMAGMPLFDAIGHSFSTIAIGGFSTHDASIGYFNSPTINTIIAVFLLISGCNYGLHFSLLSGRNLRVYWRDPEFRMFIGVQLTLVVICTLVLWFHNVYASSLQTLNQAFFQVVSMATTAGFTTDSIARWPLFLPVLLLCSAFIGGCAGSTGGGLKVIRILLLFKQGSRELKRLVHPNAVYTIKLGHRALPERILEAVWGFFSAYALVFLLSMLAIIATGVDDFSAFAAVAATLNNLGPGLGVVADNFTSMNDVAKWILISTMLFGRLEVFTLLVLFTPTFWRE